TTGCACAGTGGAGCAGGCCCACGTATACTTATAATACAGCAAGTGCTGTGTGTACATATCCTGCCTATCACCAGCAGACAACACCCAAACCTCCTCTGGCTGACCTCATTAGACGCACTGTACACATCCCTTCAGCGGCGACCTTACTGGGCGGAGCTATGACGAGTGACCTTCATGGGAGGAGCCAAGCTCCCCCTACTTACTCGGCACCACGTGACCTTTGCGTCACCACAGTCTTCTTCCTCTTTTGACCTTCTAGGGCGTGGCTTGTGCGGCACTCTCTAGAAGCTGCAGGTCTAAGCATAACTTTTATCCCGCCCACCCGAGTCCTCCTTCGCCTCCCCATTGGCTGACGCTAAGCCGGGGGGTTGCCCTCTGTCTCCCGAGTACGCGAACCGGAAGCGCCTCTTGCTCCAGCTGGTTGTCATTTCTGTGTGTGCTCGGTCCTGACTAGAAGGACGGGGAGGAGCAGCGGAGACGGACAGAGCCTGACGAGAGACGCGCATAGAGGGATCATCATCccccctcccccgctccccgAGACCGACACAGAGAcccccttcttcttcttcttcctcctttcCCCCGATACACGTCCATCACTCGCTGCCCTTCACCCTCTCCGCTCGTTTTTCTGTCACACCGGGGCGGGGGAGCAGAGGCAACCATATGCTGTAATGTCACAGAGACAGGGAGGCGAGCTCCTGCGCTGTCACTGAAGAGCTGGCTTCATGAGGTAATACTCTGTCGTCTGGGGGTTGTGAGGTGCTGGCCGCGGCTGGGTGACGGTTCCTTATATTGAGAGACGTCATAATACTTTCCTGTGTCTTTTCTCTGGCTGCTGGGCAGGGTGCTGAGAGGAGGaggacaccaccactaccaccacacgGAGGAGAAGACCACAGCGAGGCCTCTGCCTTCATACCTATTAGCTGTGCTCTCCATGACAGAAAGCTCCCCATTGATCTCTGGGCTGCACTACATGGATTGAATCTGGGGAGAGGCACAACCCACATTCACTAAACCAAAGAATCACTTGGTAGATTCCAGCCCCGGTTtcctctgcctgacaccaggcaGTGGTAAATGTCTGACAAGGATCACCATTAGAAGGTGTGGAGATTTTGTATGCACTAAGCACAATTTGGCTTCGAGCAGAAAGGAAACCGACGCAAATTTTTGCTCTGAAAAAATTAGTACTAAATGGGGGATTACGGGTTTGGAGTGCTGGTGCAAAATAACACTGGGAATAAATCGGCGTTTCCAGTCAGGTTTCATCAACATTTGCAGCCTACTCACCACCATCAGAATGCCACCCCGAGCCCCGCCGCTTTCATAAATAACACCGCTGCCAATGGCAGTAGTGCCGGCTCAGCATGGCTCTTTCCTGCCACGGCTGCCCATAACATCCAGGATGAGATTCTGGGCTCCGACAAATCCAAATCTCAACAGGAACAGCAAGAGTCCTTAGAAAAACAGCAGCTTTCCCCTAGCCAAAGCCAGGAGGCGGGGATCCTACCTGACCCCGAGAAGGTGAAATCTGAGGAAAATCCAGGAGACAGCTCTTCGGAAAACGGGAAGGAGAAAATAAGAATCGAGTCTCCTGTGTTGACAGGGTTTGATTACCAAGAGGCGTCAGGGCTGGGGTCTTCAAACCAGACCCTGACCTCCTCTGCATCTCCCCTCACGGGGTTCAGCAATTGGTCAGCTGCTATCGCCCCTTCTTCTAACACTATCATTAATGAGGATGCAAGTTTCTTTCACCAGGGAGGGGTCACTGCCGCTTCGGCAAATAATGGTGCTTTGCTGTTCCAAAATTTTCCTCACCATGTCAGCCCCGGGTTTGGAGGTAGCTTTTCTCCACAGATTGGACCCATGTCTCAACATCACCCCCACCACCCCCATTTTCAGCATCACCATAACCAACATCAACAGCAAAGGAGGTctcctgccagtccacacccaCCCCCGTTCCCCCACAGAAATGCTGCTTTTAACCAACTACCCCATTTGGCCAACAATCTCAATAAACCCCCCTCTCCATGGAACAGCTACCAAAGCCCATCACCTACACCATCTTCTTCATGGAGCCCTGGTGGTAGTGGATATGGAGGATGGGGTGGGTCCCAAGGTAGGGATCACCGTAGAGGACTTAATGGAGGAATAACGCCCTTGAATTCCATCTCGCCCTTAAAGAAGAATTTTGGGAATAACCACATCCAGTTGCAGAAGTACGCCAGGCCCAACTCTGGCTTTGCACAAAAGTCTTGGATGGAAGACAGCTTGAACAGAGCCGACAACATATTTCCATTTGCGGTGAGGATGTATATTTGTGTTTTGTATGTCTTTCTGTGGGTCTGGAAATGTTGGGAATCATAAATTGGGCTGAGAAAGGAGATGTGGCATGGGAATTTTATGTGTTAGGTTTGGCCATAGTTGTAAATCGGAATGATGGCACAGGCTATGCGCCATCTTTAATGATGCCACCATTTTGTAGAGCCAACATAAATGATCCCCATTATTTCCAGTAAGTTAGTTGGCTCCTGGAAGTAGGTCTTGCGTGCATCTAAAAATGATGTCCCTGGTACCAACATCTTTGTGGCCCTGAAACATGCAGCTGATGTTTATTGATAACTCACTGGATCTATGGAGGTTCTACTgctgggactcccaccaatccCAAGCACAAGACCCCTGTTACCCCTCAGAGCCCACTGAAATAGACAGAGGGGCAGGTCGGCCATGCACGCTGCCacttcatctctatgggagtgctTGACTATTTCCAGAGCTCCCATAGAGTGGCATTGGGCCGCTCCGTTCATTTTCAGGGTGGGGCTCTGACGGTAAGAGTTCCCAGTTCTCATGATCTGTGTGAGTCCCTGTGTTAGGACCCCCCCCATTAATCTAATATCCCCTATGCTATGGATAGGGGACACCTTGACAAAACTGGAGTACCCCCTTTAAGGTCTTTTCACACTGTATCTTGGCGAATACgttaatggaccccattatactgATTTGGAGCGAACCGCATGGAATGACTCGGCAGACTGCTCCATTCTACACCATGCCATCTAGTAAGGAAACGGGGGGACCGATGGTTCTCTTGGAAACCTTGGGCGCACCCTGCTGCGGCAGAGTGAAAAGACCCTTACAAGGTAGCTGAGCCTTGATGGAGGAGGGTTCTATGCACCACTGTGTACTATACTAGTCTTTTATTGCTGGTTCTGATCCGTGCAGCCCTCTGCAGCTTCTCACACTTCCATTTGGGTTGGGTATCTATGTGCCAGCCATCCCTGGCAGTATCCATACTTGCGTCATGGTTGACCTTGAAATCTTGCAGCAGAGCTCCAGTCCTTGTCCATCCCTGGTGCTGTTTGGTGACGGGCTCTGTACATTGCAGATATCACCTCAGCATCTGGCACCGGCCCATAGCCCGAGTTCCTGTAAAAATAGACAAGGGATCCTTTATTGTCTCCAAAACAAAGGTTGCGGCTGCAGATTTTCAGGTCAGCTGATGATGCATCTCCTCAGCGGATCCATCCTGGTGGTGGTTATTTTTATCCCCGGTATGCAAGCTCTGCTGCCTGCATTCCTCCAGCCGTCCATGCAGCCCGACTGCTTTGTATTTTCTACACATCGCCAAATGGCTAACCCAGCTGTGCTGCATCCGTATGCAGGCCGTAGCTGGGGTGTTAACTCCTCCACTGCCGGTATCTATCTATCGTCGCATACTGTACAAGCAGGTGTAGTATCTGTCATGACCCCCACTGTGTGTTGGGCACCTCTAATGCCTGCAGTGAATTTTGAGCAGCCCTGGCACTTGAAAGGTTACAGTTGCTGCTCCATTACTGTAATGGTTGGTTTGTAAGTCTGTGAAGAAGATGGCATTCACCCTTCGTCGTATCCATTCAGTATGGATGTGGTAATGGGGACATATATTGGTTGCAGTCTATTTTTCTGCAGCATATGCCGGCTGTGTACGGAAGCTTTTACTGGCTAATGTTTGACTAGTATGGGATTATTTTGCTCTATGATGGTTTCCACTGTGGTATTGATGGTTGTCCTGTAGACTTAGTAGTCCTCATCCACCGTGCTCCACTGCAGCATCCAGTACTTGGCTCTTGGACAGTGTCCCACCTTCTTGTTCACTTGGCAGGTTTCTGTTAGCTGCTAATGGATCGGAAGAGCATTTGACACGACTATTGCATTGCTACAATGGGGTTATGTAAGCCTTCACATTGCAAACTGGTGGGGGGCTCTTCTTGGGCTTCTGTTGCCTTTGCTTTCtgaaaaatgaagcaactttgtaGTAGGTCttgatttaaccctttcaagacggggtttttgttttgtttcccttatgttttcatttttttactcccagccctcccaaagccataactttttaacaaTTTCATTCctatagctgtatgaggacttgtttttgcaggacaagatgtaTTTTCTAATTGCACTGTTTACGGTTGATTAGTGTAGTgagtagtggggggaaaaaaatccatatggggtggaattagaagaaaaaaacaaaacaaacattccaccacagtttttttttttttttttttttttttttagtttcctatgcagtaaaactgacctgttacttttattctccatTTCAGTACAATTACACAtcgtatagtttttcttgcgtttgaATGTACTGAAACAAAAttcaattttatatgtaaaaaaaatattttgttgcaatttttcttacccccataactttatttttatatgcttattttttgcaggacaatctgtacaTTTCATTAATACCATTCTGAGTTATGttttactttttgatcacttttttttttttttttgttttcatttcacTGTTTTCCATACAGGTACATTTTAATAGTATGAGTGTTTTAGCACGTTCCCATGTTAACTTTTACATTTACtgtatgcattaaaaaaaaaagggatttagggggggtgattttaaaaaaataataattttttttattacactagGGAGCTATAGCAAGAAACCATTAGATTGCTTttctcatagaccccaatgcatTGGCATAACACtgttttcctatggagccctgcctcaGACAGACTCTCCATAGGAACTGATGTGCGGCAGCCCTGTACCACTAGAAAGTACACAGGCTGCTGCACACTGCATCCAGCTCCCCCGATCCTTGCCAGGGGGAACCATACAATTGCCAGGAGCGTTCACTCTAAGTCTTTAGCCTCCCAGATACTGGGGGCGGTTAAATATATGTGATCGACGTTATCAGTCGCATACGTTAGTTCCGGGTGCCTGCTGCTTACAACTCATGAGCGAACCAGGCGTGGTTTAAATACCTGACCACTGTTGAAAATTTCTGTGGAGCTGTCGGAAAGGGGACTCCTTGCTGCATTTAAGGCGCTCTTCATAGGAAGTTATTGCATTCCCCAATTCTGATTTTTACAAAAGTCTACAGAGCTGGACTTGACTTAGCAATTGCCTTTCTCCAGGAACTTGGATACCCCCAGGACATAGTAAGGTCATATTGCCTAACAAGTGGACAGTGGCAAACGTGTGCACAACTGGCAGGCAGCAGATCTAGAGGGGCGTTTATGAAGATACTTACTCCACAATTCTGCTGTTAAGAAGTTGCAAATGATGCACACAACATTtgtgccataatttgcaacttttttagctGCTCGACACCTTTCTGAAGGGATGGAACTTGGCGGGAGGTGCAAGAATCTACAGTGGCCCACTGATTTTACTATAACTTTACAGAAACTGACGTGTTTATAGTTTGAGCTTCTGGTGCATGGAGTGCCAGAGGTGCCCCTAGTGTATTAAGAGGTATCGGTCGCTAAATAAATTGGGCACATTTGACTCCAGCGCACAGAGGATCAAGACGAGTGTACGtgaacaccagtcttgataaatcttctCAATAGAGAAGTGAGCTCACCAATAGAATGAGAATGGCAAACGGATGAAGGAGATGGCAGGCACTGGAACAGATGAAAGCCAATAGATGACGATGAACGGAAAAAAAAGACTGACAGAAACGGACTATATGTATGTACAGATAGGAGAACACCATCAATGTCTCTCACCAATGGAATCGGGAACGCAACAGGACATCTCGCTGATAAATCCACATCAGACTTGCCAGAATTCAACAAAATGACCACCAGATGACACTCTATTGGTTTACTCCATAGTACACACAAATATGTGATGTTTCAGCTATATCCTAGCCTTTTTTAATTTTACGGTTGACATATCAAAAAAGGTTGTACATCCATAAGACGTCAATCAAAAACGAATCCATAATAATGCTGCAGTTGTGTCCTCACCAATCATTGAGACCAGCCATAACCAACAACTTAAATCACCAATGCTTGCGTATCCCCAGTGAAGAGTCGGGCGATCGGGATGCAGGTCACCTCATCCACATGGTCTCAATGTCCATGTATGTACTCAACACCATGGTAACATCACAAACCTCACTGCCTCTGCTTACTCAGTCACGCATGCACCACTTCAGCCTTCGAGCAGCAGCAACATCAAATAACGTAAGATGTAGTTTACCCCCTCTGACACAATTATTCTTGGAAATCATTGACAGCATGGCACGTTACCATGCTGACAATGCCAGCACAACATCTCCAGCTGACCGAGACCTACCTGCAGCGGGGCATTTGTCACCTTGGGGAGCTCAATGTCAAATGAGCTATCGCCTCTCATACTCAACCGTGTAGTTAGGCAGTTATAttctatctaaggctactttcacactcgcgtttggtgcggatccgtcatggatctgcacaaacgcatccgttgaGAGAATACCACCACATGcacccgttctgaacggatccgtttgtattatctttaacatagccaaaacggatccatcttgaacaccattgaaagtcaatgggggacggagccgttttctattgtgccagatcgtatgaaaacggatccatccctattgacttacattgtgtatcaggacagatccgtttggctcagtttcgtcagacggacaccaaaatgctgcaagcagtgttttggtatccacctccaaagaggaatggaggcggaacggagtcaaactgatgcattctgaacggatcagttttggaccgtttgtgagggccctgaacggatctcgcaaacggaaatcaaaccgccagtgtgaaagtagccttattctgtcTACcacgtgcggactcctggcagcggctttgttgagcgaagtgcgcatgcgccggccctgATGCGCATGCGTACTTTGCTCAACGAAGCCTCTGCCAGGAGTCCACACGGGCGCATCAGGTGAGGAAGGATTGCGGagacggcgctgaggtgaggaaggcggcactgTAGACAAGGAGGGTGACGCTAGGCACCAGACGGCGatgggtgcggccgggcaccctgtattaacggacgtccccttaggcaccttaggtaggtgattgacaggttGTAAAAACCTgctttttgggctaatagagccacaatcAGGTTTAATTAGACCAGcttaggattcattttattagtacggacattggcatatgtttaggttataggggtaaaatctcatgatAGAATCCCTTTTAACTTTCTGTGAGTAGTATATGTGTTCCGTTCTGTATTTATAATAATCAATGGATGATTCATAGATTTTTAAACTTTTACACCCTTGGGAATGCACTATAATCTGCAAGACAATAAGAAGAATCAATGATCCAGATAAAAATTGAGAACCAAACTTCGCAAACGGGCAACAGAATCTACAGGGATGAAGGGCTAGGAAGGAGGACTAAAAGTAAAAATACTACAAAATAAGTACAACACAGTCTTGGCTGGATTCTGTATACAAATGCCCAGATCGCACGCCATACCCGGCAACTAAAGATAAGATACCATGAACATTTAAAGGAAGGCTAACCAGTCAAGAACTCCTCCCTTAATTAACAAAGCTGAGCAAGCTGCCTCAGTattcgggctcatgcacatgtctgataccggccatgtgcattccgtattttgcagaacggaacagctggcccctaatagaacagtcctatctttgtctgtaatgtggacaataataggacatgttctattttcttgtggaATGGCCttatggacatatggaaacggaatacgtacagtcatttccattttttttgcggctccGTTGACCTGAAAGCCCTTAGTAAACAGGAGAAGATGAGGGAATGGTGAAATCCCTGCTGTTTGTAACAATCCTCCTATTTTCTGCTGGCATACTACATTTAGTAGGCCAGAAGAGAATAGATGGAAGGGAATATGACCTCAGAATCGGACTAAACAGTAAATTAGCAGTCTGTCTCCATGGAGATGTGTAGGTCTTCATTTGATGCTGTAGAAACAAAATAGTAGGACATGTTTACAAAGTTGTAAAGACCCATTACAAAGTTGCTTTATTTTCCATGTTCTATTTACTGGGAAATCTTGCACCTCAAGTAGTCAGGACAATTTTAGCATTTTTGACATGaatgaaatggaaataaaaaaataaaaaaaattcatactaAACCCTCACACCCATATATTTTTCTGAAAGAAGTAACCGATCAGCACTATGCAATATTGcatcaaaatgtaattttttaactccttaatgactggtaaattttatatatataacttgaaaatggtcccagtaagcggaccgaaacgtcgctacctgggtgaataaaggatcccactattTTTTCACctgacggatgtgctgcggtgtgctatatatatatatatatatatatatatatatatatatatatatatatatatatatatatatatataattttttttttttaggctactttcactctcgcgttcggtgcggatctgtcacAAATctactcagacggatccgttcagataatacaaccatctgcatccgttcagaacagatccgtttatattatctttaaaggggttttctcatctcagacaatggggggcatattgttaggatatgcccccattgtcttatacctatatcgagaacggagccccgaaggagagcacactgtgcatgcgcagccgccctccaatTATTTCTAAggtgctgaaaatagctgagcgctggctcagctattgccgtctgccctatAGAAACGAATAGGAGCATGGGCTGCGTATGCGCGGCACGCtccgattcacttctatgggagaggcggagattagcgcttggtggtggacggaccccgggaaatctcgggtcctccagccacagccctTCCTGCTCCGTTCTAGAtaaaggtgcaggtcccagcacctatcagacaatgggatatgcccccattgtctaagatgggaatacccctttaacataagccaagacgtcttgaacaccatttgaaagtcaatagaggacggatctgtttttctattgtgccagattatgtcatagattggctcagtttcgtcagatggacaccaaaagcagcgttttggtgtctgcctcctgagcggaatggagcaaactgatgcattctgagcggatccttttccattcagatggcattagggtaaaactgatcagttttggaccgcttgtgagagccctgaacggatctcccaaacggaaagccaaaacgccagtgtgaaagtaccctaactttcAGCCTTCCCAATGCCATAACTTTCTCTGTAGGGGTGTTTTGGGAAGTAAAGTgatgaa
The Bufo gargarizans isolate SCDJY-AF-19 chromosome 2, ASM1485885v1, whole genome shotgun sequence genome window above contains:
- the CPEB4 gene encoding cytoplasmic polyadenylation element-binding protein 4, with amino-acid sequence MGDYGFGVLVQNNTGNKSAFPVRFHQHLQPTHHHQNATPSPAAFINNTAANGSSAGSAWLFPATAAHNIQDEILGSDKSKSQQEQQESLEKQQLSPSQSQEAGILPDPEKVKSEENPGDSSSENGKEKIRIESPVLTGFDYQEASGLGSSNQTLTSSASPLTGFSNWSAAIAPSSNTIINEDASFFHQGGVTAASANNGALLFQNFPHHVSPGFGGSFSPQIGPMSQHHPHHPHFQHHHNQHQQQRRSPASPHPPPFPHRNAAFNQLPHLANNLNKPPSPWNSYQSPSPTPSSSWSPGGSGYGGWGGSQGRDHRRGLNGGITPLNSISPLKKNFGNNHIQLQKYARPNSGFAQKSWMEDSLNRADNIFPFADRARTFDMHSLESSLIDIMRAENDSLKGQSSLFPMEDGFLDDGRSDQTLHSGLGSPHCFPHQNGERVERYSRKVFVGGLPPDIDEDEITASFRRFGPLIVDWPHKAESKSYFPPKGYAFLLFQDESSVQALIDACIEEDSKLYLCVSSPTIKDKPVQIRPWNLSDSDFVMDGSQPLDPRKTIFVGGVPRPLRAVELAMIMDRLYGGVCYAGIDTDPELKYPKGAGRVAFSNQQSYIAAISARFVQLQHGEIDKRVEVKPYVLDDQLCDECQGARCSGKFAPFFCANVTCLQYYCEYCWAAIHSRAGREFHKPLVKEGGDRPRHISFRWN